In a single window of the Papaver somniferum cultivar HN1 chromosome 8, ASM357369v1, whole genome shotgun sequence genome:
- the LOC113306392 gene encoding uncharacterized protein LOC113306392, translating into MSKEQGFVGDKELFESRLCRLMEYQIQQTQHQLEMYQAQYQRQIGELTSSIIKLIQTLEINARIVDNDGNDDTRLKVEVNSPQKSVDAVPPLPQPDCIGTPRENEQEPGHQDIYGDNQSTFEEIEEEITIEEETDPCLLEQAMSNVELQPQQPRLSDFTGIPSVDSPTVQLNSTKRNFYLPGCLPLYNFSREGKWEKAKVLLTKQPELLKSVITTASDTALLVAAKNKQWTFVEEILKIMPPDALELKDNVYGNTVLHIAAREGNKNVAKAIVDKNRNVTQIRDKYQKVPLLTAALFVSPGQKDTIEYLCTVTENKDPSPFSGPDGASLICNILDAHYYDIASYLFQRYPDLCYRRKQKTAGCGH; encoded by the exons ATGTCTAAAGAGCAAGGATTTGTAGGTGACAAAGAATTGTTTGAATCGAGACTTTGCAGACTCATGGAATATCAAATACAGCAAACTCAGCATCAGTTAGAGATGTACCAGGCACAATATCAACGTCAGATAGGGGAGTTAACTTCTAGTATAATCAAACTTATACAAACACTTGAAATAAATGCTAGAATTGTTGATAACGATGGTAATGATGATACTCGACTTAAGGTTGAAGTTAATAGTCCACAGAAATCAGTTGATGCCGTACCACCACTGCCACAGCCAGATTGCATAGGTACACCTCGGGAAAATGAGCAGGAACCTGGTCATCAAGATATATATGGTGACAACCAAAGTActtttgaggaaattgaagaagaaattactaTTGAAGAGGAAACGGATCCTTGCCTGTTAGAACAAGCGATGTCTAATGTTGAACTTCAACCACAACAACCGCGCCTTAGTGACTTCACTGGGATTCCATCGGTGGATTCTCCCACAGTTCAGCTTAATTCTA CCAAGAGAAATTTCTATCTTCCTGGATGCTTGCCACTCTATAACTTCTCCAGGGAAGGTAAATGGGAAAAGGCTAAAGTGTTATTGACGAAGCAGCCGGAATTACTAAAATCGGTGATAACAACTGCGTCAGATACCGCACTACTTGTAGCTGCAAAAAATAAACAATGGACGTTTGTTGAAGAAATCCTGAAGATTATGCCACCGGATGCTCTTGAATTAAAGGATAACGTTTATGGTAACACTGTACTTCACATTGCAGCAAGAGAAGGAAACAAGAATGTTGCTAAGGCTATAGTGGATAAGAACCGTAATGTGACACAGATACGTGATAAATACCAAAAAGTACCACTTCTAACTGCTGCATTGTTTGTTTCACCTGGACAAAAGGATACTATTGAGTATCTATGCACCGTTACTGAAAACAAGGACCCAAGTCCCTTTTCTGGCCCTGATGGTGCTTCACTGATATGCAATATACTTGATGCTCATTACTATG ATATTGCATCGTACCTCTTCCAACGGTATCCCGATTTGTGCtacagaagaaaacaaaaaacagcaGGATGTGGCCATTAG
- the LOC113303858 gene encoding ankyrin repeat-containing protein At5g02620-like, whose amino-acid sequence MGDVENPSVQSQDVPTRDGGIITKFVSRFITDLAPHVPSMERIYKLKLMHEQAAALVKDGYTVGTNELVEECLSHFPDLAWVNMNSKRLIQIAIEERNEKILKLICKTSKEYKNQLVSNRDLSGNSILHYAAKLAPSPQLTSVSGAALQMQREMQWFKGVQNLVDERNRHVRNKDGKSAQSIFTQEHNELRKEGEQWMKDTSHSCMLIATLIATVVFAAAFTVPGGNLSNDDNNENKAGTPVFLYESSFMVFAVTDSLALFSSVTSILMFLAILTSRYAEEDFLTSLPKKLIIGLGTLFFSIATTMIAFGAALFIVLGSRFAWVPIPIALCAFVPVSLFARLQFPLFVEMVHSTYWPSIFRLD is encoded by the exons ATGGGAGATGTGGAGAATCCATCGGTACAGTCGCAGGATGTTCCTACGAGAGATGGAGGAATCATTACCAAGTTTGTTTCCAGATTCATCACAGACTTAGCTCCTCACG TTCCTAGTATGGAAAGAATATACAAACTGAAGCTGATGCACGAGCAAGCTGCTGCTTTAGTTAAAG ACGGCTATACAGTTGGGACAAATGAACTTGTGGAGGAATGCCTTTCACACTTCCCTGACTTAGCTTGGGTAAATATGAACAGCAAAAGATTAATACAAATTGCGATTGAAGAACGAAATGAAAAAATTCTAAAGCTCATATGTAAGACTAGTAAGGAATATAAGAACCAACTTGTTTCAAACAGAGATTTAAGCGGTAACAGTATCTTGCATTACGCCGCAAAATTAGCGCCTTCGCCTCAACTTACTTCAGTATCTGGAGCGGCTCTTCAGATGCAGAGAGAGATGCAGTGGTTTAAG GGGGTGCAAAATCTTGTAGATGAAAGAAATAGGCATGTCAGGAACAAAGATGGGAAATCAGCTCAATCTATATTCACACAAGAACATAATGAGTTAAGGAAGGAGGGTGAGCAGTGGATGAAGGATACGTCTCACTCATGCATGTTGATTGCTACCCTTATTGCAACCGTTGTTTTTGCCGCAGCATTTACTGTACCTGGTGGAAACCTAAGCAACGATGATAATAACGAAAACAAAGCAGGCACACCAGTTTTCTTATATGAGAGTTCATTCATGGTTTTTGCTGTAACAGATTCCCTGGCTCTGTTTTCCTCTGTCACATCAATTCTTATGTTCTTAGCCATTTTAACTTCACGATATGCAGAAGAAGATTTCCTGACTTCATTGCCTAAAAAGTTAATCATTGGCCTTGGAACTCTTTTCTTTTCCATAGCTACAACCATGATAGCCTTCGGTGCAGCACTTTTTATAGTGCTGGGGTCCAGATTCGCATGGGTTCCCATCCCTATAGCTTTATGTGCGTTTGTTCCTGTGAGCTTGTTTGCACGGTTGCAATTTCCATTGTTTGTTGAAATGGTCCATTCTACATATTGGCCTAGCATATTTCGTCTCGATTGA